From a region of the Ignavibacteria bacterium genome:
- a CDS encoding OsmC family protein: MEIFFEGNKKVSANLNGTIIRTDQPIQAGGNGSAPAPFDLFLASIGTCAGIYVKGFCDQRGIPSDNIKIIQHMQYNKESRLFSRIDLEIILPADFPEKYKDAVINAANLCAVKKHLNNPPEMKVTATQE, encoded by the coding sequence ATGGAAATATTTTTTGAGGGCAATAAAAAGGTCAGTGCAAACCTGAACGGGACTATCATCAGAACTGACCAGCCCATACAGGCAGGTGGAAACGGCTCTGCTCCGGCTCCCTTTGATTTATTCCTGGCATCCATTGGGACTTGTGCGGGTATTTATGTCAAAGGATTCTGCGACCAGAGAGGTATCCCCTCTGATAATATTAAGATAATACAGCACATGCAGTATAACAAAGAATCACGGCTCTTCAGCAGAATAGACCTTGAAATTATACTTCCTGCTGACTTCCCCGAAAAGTACAAAGACGCTGTTATTAACGCTGCTAATCTTTGTGCTGTAAAAAAACATTTAAATAATCCTCCCGAAATGAAAGTAACTGCAACTCAGGAATAA
- a CDS encoding outer membrane beta-barrel family protein → MKNILVISVLIAFALISNIAFSQSNTSTIKGTVVDKSSNKPLESAAVQVFNSGDSSLVTGTLTDVNGSFSINDIPEGRYYVRISYIGYTNAVAKNVLTGKENRDINFGTVKLEISEETTQEIEVVDEAPLMTFEAGKKIYDAKKDLTTQNGNVMDVLKNVPSVEVDNDGNVSLRGSSDVKILIDGKPSALLSNGTQVLQNMPANIVDKVEVINNPSSKYEAEGVSGIINIVMKQQNQSLGYNGNLKVNGGTEDKYNLSTGGSYKKGKLSLNGNYSYWNYSMPGMTNFDRYNYSSINSRFSDQLLNWKYKGLSHYGSFGVDYDLDKENTLSLVTNIFFYNRDLNSTSSIDFYNVNNELTNNFLSYNENGREGMNLDGTLTYYKKFKEKGRDFSTFINYSSRNEYDNTEYKSIVSNSTTEQIRKSNYRFNFLNFQADYIHPFGEKNKLESGLKSEARFINGVYSFRYFDSPSNQWLPAPGKDNDVNYKDIISAAYAEFTGEYKDFTYKAGLRGEFTIVDFDILRQTQKYDDNYFDLFPSLNLSQKIGIENQVQLSYSRRIKRPNLFFLNPFVDYIDEYTSRSGNPYLKPEYINSFELGYTRSLKFATLTLSGFYRNSNNPVNFVSFVDTNGVSNSRPENVGKSNTYGMEFIVQGGLAKWWTVNGSVSYFNTNIYDNSNLFNFDKTYNAWSARFSTNAAIPDLFDVQFTYFYYGEQLSAQGNIEPMQSMNIALQKSFFDKRFIIGFRVNDLFNQQRFSAYNSGNNFTQIIQQKSNSRSAFFTITYNFGDNGMTKSQRTSQRKQRESENEIQQSN, encoded by the coding sequence ATGAAGAATATTCTTGTTATTTCAGTTTTGATCGCTTTTGCTTTAATAAGTAACATAGCTTTCTCTCAGTCAAACACATCGACGATTAAAGGTACCGTTGTCGATAAATCCTCCAATAAACCATTGGAATCCGCTGCCGTACAGGTTTTTAACTCTGGTGATTCCTCCTTGGTTACGGGTACACTAACGGATGTTAATGGTTCGTTCTCAATAAATGATATTCCTGAAGGCAGGTACTATGTTAGAATTAGTTATATAGGATACACAAATGCCGTCGCTAAAAATGTTCTTACAGGTAAAGAAAACAGAGACATCAATTTCGGTACTGTGAAACTTGAAATCAGTGAAGAAACAACGCAGGAAATAGAAGTCGTCGATGAAGCCCCTTTAATGACTTTTGAAGCTGGGAAAAAAATATACGACGCTAAAAAAGATTTGACTACACAGAACGGTAATGTAATGGACGTTCTTAAGAATGTTCCCTCCGTTGAAGTCGATAACGATGGCAACGTTAGTCTCAGAGGCAGCAGCGATGTAAAAATTTTAATTGACGGTAAACCCTCAGCACTGTTAAGCAATGGCACTCAGGTTCTTCAGAATATGCCTGCTAATATTGTCGATAAGGTTGAAGTTATTAACAACCCTTCGTCAAAATATGAAGCTGAGGGCGTTTCCGGTATAATCAATATTGTTATGAAACAACAGAATCAGTCTCTCGGATATAATGGGAATTTGAAAGTTAATGGCGGTACTGAAGATAAGTATAATCTGTCAACTGGCGGCTCTTATAAGAAAGGAAAACTTAGTCTAAATGGCAATTACAGTTACTGGAATTATTCGATGCCGGGTATGACAAACTTTGACAGGTATAATTACTCAAGTATAAACTCAAGATTTTCCGACCAGCTTTTAAACTGGAAATATAAAGGTCTTTCGCACTATGGCTCTTTTGGTGTAGACTATGACCTTGATAAAGAAAATACTCTTTCGCTCGTTACGAACATCTTCTTTTATAATCGAGACCTTAATTCAACAAGTAGCATAGATTTCTACAACGTTAACAACGAGTTAACTAATAATTTCTTGTCGTATAACGAAAATGGCAGAGAAGGAATGAACCTTGATGGTACCTTAACTTATTATAAAAAGTTTAAAGAAAAAGGAAGAGATTTCTCAACCTTTATTAATTATTCTTCCCGGAATGAATATGACAACACAGAATATAAAAGCATAGTTTCAAACTCAACTACTGAACAAATAAGAAAGTCTAATTACAGGTTCAATTTTCTTAACTTCCAGGCAGATTATATTCATCCTTTTGGGGAGAAAAACAAGCTCGAATCTGGATTAAAGTCAGAAGCTCGGTTCATTAACGGTGTTTATTCTTTCAGATACTTCGATTCCCCCTCTAATCAGTGGCTCCCCGCTCCTGGTAAGGATAATGACGTTAATTATAAAGATATTATCTCCGCTGCATACGCAGAATTCACGGGTGAGTATAAAGATTTTACCTACAAAGCTGGTTTGAGAGGTGAATTCACTATCGTAGATTTTGATATTCTCAGGCAAACTCAAAAATACGATGATAATTATTTTGATTTATTCCCGAGCCTGAATCTCTCGCAAAAGATAGGAATTGAAAATCAGGTGCAGCTTAGTTATAGTAGAAGAATTAAAAGACCTAATCTGTTCTTCCTTAATCCTTTTGTCGATTACATTGATGAATATACTAGCCGCTCTGGAAATCCTTACCTGAAACCTGAGTACATAAATTCTTTCGAGCTCGGTTATACAAGGTCCCTAAAGTTCGCTACACTTACTCTGTCTGGTTTCTACAGAAATTCGAATAATCCTGTGAACTTCGTTTCCTTCGTGGATACAAACGGTGTCTCCAATTCCAGACCTGAAAATGTCGGTAAATCGAATACTTACGGTATGGAATTTATTGTACAAGGCGGACTTGCTAAATGGTGGACTGTAAACGGAAGCGTTAGTTATTTTAATACTAACATCTATGATAATAGTAACCTTTTTAATTTTGACAAAACGTATAATGCATGGTCAGCAAGGTTTTCAACGAATGCTGCTATTCCTGATTTATTCGATGTACAGTTTACTTATTTCTATTACGGTGAACAGCTTTCCGCACAGGGGAATATTGAACCTATGCAGTCTATGAACATCGCACTTCAAAAAAGCTTTTTTGATAAAAGGTTTATCATAGGTTTCAGAGTTAATGACTTATTCAATCAGCAGAGATTTTCCGCTTACAACTCTGGTAATAATTTTACTCAGATAATTCAGCAGAAGTCAAATTCAAGATCAGCTTTCTTTACTATTACTTATAACTTCGGTGATAACGGTATGACAAAATCGCAGAGGACATCCCAAAGAAAGCAAAGAGAGTCTGAAAACGAAATACAACAATCAAACTAA
- a CDS encoding ATP-binding protein: protein MILIDLIYNLSVLAALSVLSGFIDTRYSRKKLSGKIIQGLLFGAVVIIGMMNPFVFTEGIIFDGRTIVISLCTLFFGPISGVISSLIGIVYRTYIGGGGLVMGTLTIVEAFVFGYIFYYLRKKGKLSLKKRNLYLLGFTVHLMMLILMFTLPSEHILESFSVLTLTVIGIYPVITLIIGKVLSDQEENIMFVEAIKESEEKYRSITENSYDLIALLDLNWKYIYYNNTHKDILGYDEEELYGKKVSDFFHPDNSIDLNVFFDKCKNSNDKSETLSIKIRCKDGEYKLLNHRIKALENEYKEIDKILLIGQDITKQKKAEEELLVAKEKAEESDRLKTAFLQNMSHEIRTPLNGILGFAELLHTEETNKEEIIKYSGIIQSSGNRLLELINDIIEISKIETGNMSVCMKSISMHTMMQNVINQFLLKSEERGIELRLQQSEDVLFESDEKMLSQILTNLINNALKFTKHGSVEINYSIQGNEILFSVKDTGQGIHEEHQDKIFSRFYQVDMSMSRGYEGAGLGLSICKGLVETLKGKIWLKSELGKGTEFYFSIPYVKAAEIEPESEKSEVSIIKASKKVLIAEDDEMSFDYLNIILTSLNFDVIRAEDGKEAVDICFERNDIDMVLMDIKMPVMSGLSATKLIKERMPKLPIIAQTAYAFSTEKEVAINAGCDDYVTKPIEKDVLLKVISKYIQ from the coding sequence ATGATACTCATTGATTTAATATATAACCTATCAGTATTAGCAGCGTTAAGCGTTCTATCCGGATTCATAGATACCAGATACAGCAGAAAAAAATTATCGGGGAAAATAATTCAGGGATTACTTTTTGGGGCAGTGGTAATTATAGGTATGATGAATCCTTTTGTTTTTACAGAAGGAATAATATTTGACGGCAGGACGATAGTGATAAGTTTATGTACATTGTTCTTCGGTCCGATATCGGGAGTAATATCATCTTTGATAGGAATAGTTTACAGAACATACATAGGCGGCGGCGGATTAGTTATGGGTACGCTAACGATAGTTGAGGCATTTGTATTCGGATACATTTTTTATTATTTAAGGAAAAAAGGAAAGCTAAGTCTTAAAAAACGGAATTTGTATTTACTGGGTTTTACGGTTCATCTTATGATGCTAATCCTGATGTTTACATTACCGAGTGAGCATATATTAGAAAGCTTTAGCGTCCTTACTTTGACAGTTATCGGTATTTATCCGGTTATAACTCTTATAATAGGAAAGGTTTTGTCAGACCAGGAAGAGAATATAATGTTTGTTGAGGCGATTAAAGAGAGTGAAGAGAAATACAGGAGCATAACTGAAAACTCATATGATCTAATAGCTTTACTTGATTTAAACTGGAAATACATTTATTACAACAATACACATAAAGACATTCTTGGTTATGATGAGGAAGAGCTGTACGGGAAGAAGGTTTCGGATTTCTTTCATCCGGATAATTCCATAGACTTAAATGTTTTTTTTGACAAATGCAAAAACAGTAATGATAAATCGGAGACATTATCAATAAAGATAAGATGCAAAGACGGAGAGTATAAGCTTCTTAATCACAGGATTAAAGCACTGGAGAATGAATATAAAGAAATAGATAAAATTCTATTAATAGGGCAGGATATAACTAAACAGAAGAAGGCAGAAGAAGAGCTTTTAGTCGCAAAAGAAAAAGCGGAAGAAAGCGACAGACTAAAGACAGCATTTCTTCAGAATATGTCACATGAGATAAGGACTCCGCTAAATGGAATATTAGGTTTTGCAGAACTTTTGCACACAGAAGAAACGAACAAAGAAGAAATAATTAAATATTCGGGTATTATTCAAAGCAGCGGTAATCGTTTACTGGAGCTGATTAATGATATAATCGAGATATCAAAAATTGAGACCGGTAACATGAGCGTATGTATGAAGAGTATATCGATGCATACGATGATGCAAAACGTAATTAACCAGTTTCTTTTAAAGTCGGAAGAACGGGGTATTGAGTTAAGACTTCAGCAATCCGAAGATGTACTATTTGAGTCTGATGAGAAAATGCTGAGTCAGATACTTACAAATTTAATTAACAATGCTTTGAAGTTCACAAAGCACGGCAGTGTTGAAATTAACTATTCTATACAGGGAAATGAAATATTATTTTCAGTGAAAGACACGGGACAGGGAATTCATGAAGAGCATCAGGATAAAATATTCAGCAGGTTTTATCAGGTGGATATGTCTATGTCGAGAGGATATGAAGGTGCAGGTTTAGGGCTTTCGATATGCAAAGGACTTGTGGAGACTCTGAAAGGGAAGATATGGCTGAAGTCAGAATTAGGGAAGGGAACAGAATTTTATTTTTCAATACCATACGTTAAAGCTGCGGAAATAGAGCCAGAGAGCGAAAAGTCCGAAGTATCAATAATAAAGGCCAGCAAAAAAGTTCTTATTGCAGAGGATGATGAAATGAGTTTTGATTATTTGAATATAATTCTTACCAGCCTTAATTTTGATGTAATAAGAGCAGAGGACGGAAAAGAAGCGGTCGATATTTGCTTTGAGAGAAATGACATTGACATGGTTTTAATGGACATTAAGATGCCTGTAATGAGCGGACTAAGTGCGACTAAGCTTATAAAAGAAAGGATGCCGAAATTACCAATAATTGCACAAACTGCATATGCATTCAGTACTGAAAAGGAAGTCGCGATAAATGCGGGGTGTGATGATTACGTAACTAAACCTATAGAAAAGGATGTCTTGCTAAAAGTGATATCAAAATACATACAATAA
- a CDS encoding DUF4395 domain-containing protein has translation MRKTLNFGEEVEGYNIPVLNEREIRAAAGILFLFTFISFMVIIFNGDFTMFKIVISGFLLDFLIRVFINPKFSPTLILGRFTVRNQTPEYVGAAQKKFSWYIGVGLAAVMFVHMVVINAFSPITGIICLICLVFLFFESAFGICLGCKFYNLFFKEKAQHCPGEVCDMKSRQDIQKISGMQFAVLVGFAALIFITSYVIKDEFSKRPYDIFGIEEKVQNK, from the coding sequence ATGAGGAAAACATTAAATTTTGGGGAAGAAGTAGAGGGTTATAACATACCTGTTTTGAATGAACGCGAAATCAGGGCTGCGGCAGGGATACTTTTTCTGTTTACATTTATTTCGTTTATGGTGATTATTTTCAATGGAGATTTTACGATGTTCAAGATTGTAATATCCGGTTTTCTCCTTGATTTTTTGATTAGAGTTTTTATTAATCCAAAGTTTTCACCAACATTAATTTTAGGAAGGTTTACAGTCAGGAATCAAACACCTGAATACGTAGGAGCAGCGCAGAAAAAGTTTTCCTGGTATATTGGTGTTGGACTTGCGGCGGTAATGTTTGTGCACATGGTTGTGATAAATGCTTTCAGTCCGATAACAGGAATTATATGTTTAATCTGTCTTGTTTTTCTTTTCTTTGAATCTGCATTTGGAATATGTTTGGGGTGCAAGTTTTATAATTTATTCTTTAAGGAAAAAGCTCAGCACTGTCCGGGAGAAGTTTGTGATATGAAATCAAGACAGGATATTCAGAAGATATCAGGCATGCAGTTTGCGGTTTTGGTTGGGTTTGCAGCGTTAATTTTTATAACATCATATGTGATAAAAGATGAATTCAGCAAAAGACCATATGACATATTCGGTATTGAAGAAAAAGTACAAAATAAGTAG
- a CDS encoding DUF302 domain-containing protein: MKNIVLVILLSLASLTASGQTEEMFIESESRFGYDETVKVLEESITGNGWKILITHDLQASMKKAGKEVLPVKIFEVCNPKHSYKLLSQDDKRVYSSLMPCRFSVYEKEDGKVYVSRMNSIILSKQIGGLVEEVMTDATNETEKFLKAVVR, translated from the coding sequence ATGAAAAATATAGTATTAGTAATATTATTATCCTTAGCCTCACTAACCGCGAGCGGGCAAACGGAGGAAATGTTTATAGAATCTGAAAGCAGATTTGGGTATGATGAAACAGTAAAAGTACTTGAGGAATCGATTACAGGCAATGGATGGAAAATATTGATTACACACGACCTTCAGGCATCGATGAAAAAAGCCGGGAAGGAAGTTTTACCTGTAAAAATCTTTGAAGTATGCAATCCCAAACATTCGTACAAATTGCTATCACAGGACGACAAACGCGTATATTCATCGCTTATGCCCTGCAGGTTCTCGGTATACGAAAAAGAGGACGGAAAAGTTTATGTATCCAGAATGAATTCAATTATTCTTTCAAAACAGATAGGCGGCCTTGTTGAAGAAGTGATGACTGATGCGACAAACGAGACGGAAAAATTTCTGAAAGCAGTAGTAAGATAA
- a CDS encoding PH domain-containing protein, with the protein MRTELKKDEKVILITRPHWFTMVLKYLIGLIGIAAGITLMFFALAVVAIPVMVVSAVYLAYKILERNRNIWAVTNMRVIDEEGVFSSDTKESPLDKINNVSYSQSFWGKIFGYGNVDIQTAAEIGETTYNYVEKPGKLKDAITTMQEEYKKMQMKNQAKEFANAIGNSSDNDIGTELEKLNQLKEKGVITEEEFQAGKKKLLE; encoded by the coding sequence ATGAGAACAGAACTCAAAAAAGATGAAAAAGTAATACTTATAACGAGGCCTCACTGGTTTACGATGGTATTAAAATATTTAATTGGATTGATAGGAATTGCGGCAGGAATTACACTTATGTTTTTTGCTCTTGCGGTAGTTGCTATTCCTGTTATGGTTGTATCCGCTGTATATCTTGCATATAAAATATTAGAAAGGAACAGAAATATATGGGCAGTTACTAATATGAGGGTAATAGATGAAGAGGGTGTATTTTCAAGTGATACGAAAGAAAGTCCGCTTGATAAGATAAATAATGTTTCTTACTCTCAATCATTTTGGGGCAAGATATTCGGATATGGTAACGTTGATATACAAACAGCGGCGGAGATAGGGGAAACAACTTACAATTATGTTGAGAAACCCGGTAAGTTGAAAGATGCGATAACCACGATGCAGGAGGAATACAAGAAGATGCAGATGAAAAATCAGGCGAAAGAATTTGCAAATGCAATTGGGAATTCGAGTGATAATGACATAGGTACCGAGCTGGAGAAACTAAATCAGTTGAAAGAAAAGGGTGTTATAACGGAAGAGGAGTTTCAAGCCGGAAAGAAAAAGTTACTTGAGTAG
- a CDS encoding DUF6624 domain-containing protein has translation MKTKFFALTVLFIVLINTVYSQTTTSSSLADSLRKEGNLKGAIEEFRRWFDSNSSDKRFVFDYACALAQDRQKDSAFKYIYKAIALDTAVYILTDPDFLTIRDDKRWNDFEETLISMLKIKYKNYYKDIELAKQLWKMRAIDQAYYKEIMLAQKKIGMYSTVEFAIWEFKKSLNETNLKNLEDIIETKGWPKISDVGENAAGGAFLIIQHSDYEKQKKYLPTIKALCEIKEANWESYALMYDRIQMNENKPQRYGSQVTFNNSTKSFELYQLEDESKVDEWRKEMGLIPLSEYLAIWGLKFVPKK, from the coding sequence ATGAAAACTAAATTTTTTGCATTAACCGTTCTTTTCATTGTATTAATTAATACTGTTTATTCGCAGACTACTACGAGCAGCAGTTTAGCAGATAGTTTACGAAAGGAGGGAAACCTTAAAGGTGCTATAGAAGAATTCAGGAGATGGTTCGATTCAAACAGCAGCGATAAAAGATTTGTTTTCGATTATGCCTGTGCTCTTGCTCAGGATAGACAAAAGGATTCAGCCTTTAAATATATATACAAAGCAATAGCCTTAGATACTGCTGTTTATATTCTTACAGACCCTGACTTTTTAACAATACGTGATGATAAACGCTGGAATGATTTTGAAGAGACACTTATTTCAATGCTTAAGATTAAATATAAGAATTATTATAAAGATATAGAATTAGCGAAACAATTATGGAAGATGAGAGCTATTGACCAGGCGTATTACAAAGAGATAATGCTGGCTCAGAAAAAGATTGGTATGTATTCAACAGTTGAATTCGCGATATGGGAGTTTAAGAAAAGTCTCAACGAAACGAACCTTAAGAATCTGGAAGACATCATAGAAACAAAAGGCTGGCCGAAGATATCCGATGTAGGTGAAAATGCAGCCGGTGGTGCATTTCTGATAATACAGCATTCGGATTATGAGAAACAAAAGAAGTATTTACCAACAATAAAAGCTTTGTGCGAGATTAAAGAAGCAAACTGGGAAAGTTATGCATTAATGTATGACAGGATACAGATGAATGAAAACAAGCCTCAGCGTTACGGTTCTCAGGTGACATTTAACAACTCTACAAAATCGTTTGAGCTTTATCAGCTTGAGGATGAGAGCAAGGTTGATGAGTGGAGAAAAGAAATGGGATTGATTCCATTATCGGAGTATTTAGCTATCTGGGGTTTGAAGTTTGTACCTAAAAAGTAG